In one Trichlorobacter lovleyi SZ genomic region, the following are encoded:
- a CDS encoding ABC transporter ATP-binding protein, with translation MSSAVSQRHVLLRTLDYLRPYWGLLVVSALCSMVVGAMDGAFAYLVEPVLKKIFAGKDTGIFLLVPIGIIALFVLRGICRFTYDTTIKLAGQKAIQDIRNDLYGSTIRKDMAFYNRQATGELMSRMTNDIGMMQDGMANVVCGLFRDLISFLSLLVVIFYRNWQLAILCFIVLPVTIYPAQLIGKKIKNAARRSLDVMGGIGSILQETFSGIKVIKAFGLETRVIERFRTENLAFLNQYKRFIKYESLAMPVSEMIISLGIAAVVYLGGSQVLSGRMSASELFSFIAAMIMLFNPVKKLQGSWNVVQRSSGGAERVFQLMDAQRLIVDKDATVELARVSGRVELHEVSFSYGDEPVLQNISLSVEPGRMVALVGPSGGGKSTLAALLMRFYDVSSGAILLDGHDLRAISLESLNRQFALVDQETTLFNDTIANNIRYGWTDASDAEVEAAARAAFAHDFILELPEGYATNIGDRGVRLSGGQRQRICIARAILKNAPILILDEATSALDTESEKMVQQALDNLMLNRTTFVIAHRLSTVLHADTIVVLEKGRIVECGSHADLVEGSGLYSRLHALQFSDQPVKGDAASA, from the coding sequence ATGAGTAGCGCTGTCTCGCAACGACATGTCCTGCTGAGAACCCTTGACTACCTCAGGCCCTACTGGGGACTGCTGGTGGTTTCAGCCCTGTGTTCGATGGTGGTGGGTGCCATGGATGGTGCCTTTGCCTATCTGGTCGAGCCGGTACTCAAAAAAATATTTGCTGGCAAGGATACCGGTATCTTCCTGCTGGTGCCGATTGGTATCATCGCCCTCTTTGTGCTGCGCGGCATCTGTCGCTTTACCTACGACACCACCATCAAGCTGGCAGGTCAGAAGGCGATTCAGGATATCCGCAATGACCTGTACGGCAGCACCATCAGGAAGGATATGGCCTTTTATAACCGGCAGGCCACCGGTGAGCTGATGTCCCGCATGACCAACGACATCGGCATGATGCAGGATGGTATGGCCAACGTGGTCTGCGGTCTGTTCCGTGATCTGATCTCCTTCCTGTCGTTGCTGGTGGTGATCTTTTACCGCAACTGGCAGCTGGCAATCCTGTGCTTTATTGTGTTGCCGGTGACGATTTATCCTGCCCAGCTGATCGGCAAAAAGATCAAGAACGCGGCCCGGCGCAGTCTGGATGTCATGGGGGGGATCGGCTCAATCCTGCAGGAGACCTTTTCCGGTATCAAGGTGATCAAGGCCTTTGGCCTTGAAACGCGGGTGATTGAGCGCTTTCGCACTGAAAACCTGGCCTTTCTGAACCAGTATAAACGGTTTATCAAATATGAATCGCTGGCCATGCCGGTGTCCGAGATGATCATTTCTCTGGGGATTGCCGCAGTCGTCTATCTGGGGGGAAGTCAGGTCCTGTCGGGGCGGATGTCTGCCTCAGAGCTGTTCTCTTTTATCGCTGCCATGATCATGCTGTTTAACCCGGTCAAGAAGCTGCAGGGATCCTGGAATGTGGTGCAACGCTCTTCCGGCGGTGCCGAGCGGGTCTTTCAGCTGATGGATGCACAACGCCTGATCGTTGACAAAGATGCTACCGTTGAATTGGCACGGGTCAGCGGCAGGGTGGAGTTGCATGAGGTCTCCTTCAGCTACGGTGATGAACCGGTGCTGCAGAATATCTCTCTGTCCGTTGAACCGGGCCGGATGGTGGCGCTGGTTGGGCCGTCCGGTGGGGGTAAATCGACACTGGCAGCGCTGTTGATGCGTTTTTACGATGTCAGCAGTGGTGCCATCCTGCTGGATGGGCATGACCTGCGTGCAATCAGCCTTGAATCGCTGAATCGCCAGTTTGCGCTGGTTGATCAGGAAACAACCCTGTTTAACGATACGATTGCCAATAATATCCGCTATGGCTGGACCGATGCGTCCGATGCAGAGGTGGAGGCAGCTGCCCGGGCCGCCTTTGCCCATGATTTTATTCTGGAGCTTCCGGAAGGGTACGCCACCAATATCGGTGATCGCGGAGTGCGGTTGTCCGGCGGGCAGCGTCAACGGATCTGTATTGCCCGGGCGATCCTGAAGAATGCGCCGATCCTGATTCTGGATGAAGCCACCAGTGCGCTGGATACCGAGAGTGAGAAGATGGTGCAGCAGGCCCTGGACAACCTGATGCTGAACCGGACCACGTTTGTGATCGCGCACCGGCTTTCAACGGTGCTGCATGCCGATACCATCGTGGTACTGGAGAAAGGCCGGATTGTTGAGTGCGGCAGCCATGCCGATCTGGTTGAGGGGAGCGGGCTCTACAGCCGTTTGCACGCCCTGCAGTTCAGCGATCAGCCTGTCAAGGGCGATGCTGCCTCAGCGTGA
- a CDS encoding glycosyltransferase family 2 protein — translation MPISATIITLNEGDNIADCLAALDFVDEIIVLDSGSSDQTEELCRACPKVRFYHQEWLGYGRQKNRAAELARHDLILNVDADERVSPQLRRSIEQFDSSSFAAARMARENYFGRRWIRHCGWYPDYSSRLYDRRRCSFSERAVHESLQTAGAVATLAGNLVHYTYNGVGDYLERMNRYSTLAAEEYHRAGKTAGLLRMLVKPVATFIKMYLLRRGFLDGRTGLVLSLLYAVYTFCKYAKLSELNAEEHRK, via the coding sequence ATGCCGATATCCGCCACCATCATCACCCTGAATGAAGGAGACAACATCGCTGACTGTCTTGCCGCTCTTGATTTTGTTGACGAGATCATCGTGCTTGATTCCGGCAGCTCCGATCAAACGGAAGAGCTGTGCCGGGCCTGTCCCAAGGTCCGCTTTTATCATCAGGAGTGGCTGGGGTACGGGAGACAGAAAAACCGGGCCGCAGAACTGGCCCGGCATGACCTGATCCTGAATGTCGATGCCGATGAACGGGTCTCACCGCAGTTGCGGCGTTCAATCGAACAGTTCGACAGCAGCAGTTTTGCTGCGGCACGCATGGCGCGGGAAAACTATTTTGGCCGGCGCTGGATCCGGCACTGCGGCTGGTATCCTGACTATTCCAGCCGTCTGTATGATCGCCGTCGCTGCTCCTTCAGTGAACGTGCGGTGCATGAATCGCTGCAGACTGCCGGAGCGGTTGCCACGCTTGCAGGGAATCTGGTTCACTACACCTACAACGGCGTGGGTGACTACCTGGAGCGTATGAACAGGTATTCGACGCTGGCGGCAGAAGAGTACCATCGCGCCGGTAAAACCGCTGGACTGCTCCGGATGCTGGTCAAGCCGGTTGCCACGTTTATCAAGATGTATCTGCTGCGCAGGGGCTTTCTGGATGGCCGGACCGGGTTGGTGCTGTCACTGCTCTATGCCGTCTACACCTTCTGTAAATATGCAAAACTGTCAGAGCTTAACGCTGAAGAACACCGAAAGTAG
- a CDS encoding O-fucosyltransferase family protein yields the protein MPKLYIEEFVGITNRLETLPLAFAIQQEFGHDIVLDWRELDSFEVEGTRQGRVTWLTKLGAERVRNCDEAVFNGLRGKKILLRSLDGPPQRLDPIYMQIPPKLHLKQHLADAVRETFAKTAGRPVVGVHIRHGDFQVIDADSYRIDGYEWPAVPVWWYEKAMEALVRKNPEICFFLSCTGDPAAYESLMKNFDLITLNQASHYAYKNAGNDHHSLINPVADLFALACCPVVLATPISGYSHWAANVLGVPATCLVPLPGATRTTPAIGMVNIHGSRLPRWRAAGRTGSDTVALDDDLAGLELGQTADTGWL from the coding sequence ATGCCCAAACTCTATATTGAAGAATTTGTGGGAATAACCAATCGTCTGGAGACGCTGCCGCTGGCCTTTGCCATCCAGCAGGAGTTCGGCCACGATATCGTGCTTGACTGGCGGGAGCTTGACTCGTTTGAGGTTGAGGGAACCAGGCAGGGGCGTGTGACCTGGCTGACAAAGCTGGGGGCCGAACGGGTCAGGAACTGTGATGAGGCTGTCTTTAACGGACTGCGGGGGAAAAAGATCCTGCTGCGCTCACTGGACGGCCCTCCGCAGCGGCTGGACCCGATCTACATGCAGATCCCGCCGAAGCTGCATCTGAAACAGCATCTTGCCGATGCGGTCCGGGAGACATTTGCCAAAACGGCCGGCCGGCCGGTGGTGGGGGTGCATATCAGACACGGCGATTTCCAGGTTATTGATGCTGACAGCTACCGTATCGATGGCTATGAATGGCCTGCCGTGCCGGTCTGGTGGTATGAAAAGGCCATGGAGGCGCTGGTCCGTAAAAATCCGGAGATCTGTTTTTTCCTCTCCTGCACCGGTGACCCTGCCGCATACGAGTCGCTGATGAAAAACTTTGACCTGATCACCCTCAACCAGGCATCGCATTACGCTTACAAGAATGCCGGTAATGATCACCATTCCCTCATCAACCCGGTGGCCGACCTCTTTGCCCTGGCCTGCTGTCCGGTGGTACTGGCAACACCGATCTCCGGCTATTCCCACTGGGCTGCCAACGTGCTGGGAGTGCCGGCAACCTGTCTGGTCCCCCTGCCCGGGGCAACCAGAACAACGCCGGCAATCGGGATGGTAAATATCCATGGCAGCCGTTTGCCGCGCTGGAGAGCCGCCGGTCGTACCGGAAGCGATACCGTTGCACTGGACGATGACCTGGCAGGGCTTGAACTCGGCCAAACTGCGGATACCGGGTGGCTGTAA
- a CDS encoding glycosyltransferase family 2 protein, with amino-acid sequence MGQPDGGITAAVSIVIPLYNQLEYTRGCLDSLRRTSAADVELILVDNASSDGTADYLQTVPDLVLIANRENRGFAGACNQGILAASGEWIVVMNNDVILSQGWLQGLLSAAGERQLDMVSPAIREGDLNYDLDPYAEELTNRMKSVVRSGTVNGICFMAHRRVFETIGVFDENFRIGQYEDKDLFLRARRAGFRLGTVGAAFIHHFGSITQKAVGARRETRDYALANKAYFSRKWHLPWWKRLSERIWNRLKNRLHSLREKRRYGHTLMEKWVDGQLRYD; translated from the coding sequence ATGGGGCAGCCAGACGGAGGCATAACGGCAGCAGTCAGTATCGTGATTCCGCTGTACAACCAGCTGGAGTATACCCGCGGTTGTCTGGATAGCCTGCGCCGTACCAGCGCTGCCGATGTCGAGCTGATTCTGGTGGATAACGCCTCAAGCGACGGGACTGCCGACTATCTGCAAACCGTGCCGGATCTGGTACTGATTGCCAACCGGGAAAACCGTGGTTTTGCCGGTGCCTGTAATCAGGGTATTCTGGCGGCATCTGGTGAGTGGATCGTGGTCATGAATAACGATGTCATCCTCAGTCAGGGCTGGTTGCAGGGGCTGCTGTCAGCTGCCGGTGAGCGGCAACTGGATATGGTCAGCCCGGCCATTCGTGAAGGTGACCTGAATTACGACCTTGATCCCTATGCAGAAGAGCTGACCAACCGGATGAAGTCGGTTGTCAGATCCGGCACGGTCAACGGGATCTGTTTTATGGCACACCGCAGGGTGTTTGAAACCATCGGGGTTTTTGATGAAAACTTCCGCATCGGTCAATATGAAGACAAAGACCTCTTTTTGCGCGCCCGGCGGGCCGGTTTCCGGCTGGGTACTGTGGGGGCGGCCTTTATCCATCACTTCGGTTCCATCACCCAGAAAGCGGTGGGAGCACGCCGTGAGACGCGGGACTACGCTCTGGCGAACAAGGCCTACTTCAGCCGCAAGTGGCACCTGCCCTGGTGGAAGCGGTTGTCCGAGCGAATCTGGAACAGGCTGAAAAACCGGCTGCACAGTCTCAGGGAAAAGCGGCGGTATGGCCATACCCTGATGGAAAAATGGGTTGACGGGCAGTTGCGCTATGACTAG
- a CDS encoding glycosyltransferase family 9 protein — MTSTKPLTYLIVCCRYIGDVLVTTPLALSIKTAQPDAVVDYLVFEGTEGILAKNPHVRTVHTIPNKKASIGKLLSLHRQYDVAIAAYPSDRTVIAAVLAGKRSFGLIDGWRKDWWKALLLTHHNVVYDQIHVVSNMLMPLRMLGIHPVPRVVAGYDEHDLAFARCRIAAQRYVILHPYSMKEYKYWAAEKWAALSDMICEQTNCTALFTRIPDPMGDAYLEQIRSFSSKRVEDIGGVCSFSQLAAIISESAAFVGVDTAVTHLAAAVDAPTVAILGPSLTRYWAPWPNGCLNQSVYAEGNGIQRHGYVAVVQKDWSCVPCNQDSCRISERSAIECLEQLSVQDVLQVLTTLLQADDVGVAPLVQEGRVI; from the coding sequence ATGACTAGTACAAAACCGCTTACCTACCTGATTGTCTGCTGCCGCTATATCGGCGATGTCCTGGTGACCACGCCGCTGGCGCTTTCCATCAAGACGGCGCAACCGGACGCGGTGGTGGATTATCTGGTGTTTGAGGGGACCGAGGGGATTCTTGCCAAGAATCCTCATGTTCGCACCGTTCACACCATTCCCAATAAAAAGGCATCCATCGGAAAGCTGCTCTCGTTGCACCGGCAGTATGATGTGGCAATAGCCGCCTACCCTTCTGACCGGACCGTTATTGCTGCTGTCTTGGCCGGGAAAAGGTCATTTGGTCTCATTGATGGATGGAGGAAAGATTGGTGGAAAGCACTTTTACTTACGCATCATAATGTGGTTTACGATCAGATTCACGTTGTTTCCAACATGCTTATGCCTCTGCGCATGCTGGGTATACATCCTGTACCCCGGGTGGTCGCTGGGTATGATGAGCATGATCTTGCTTTTGCCCGTTGCCGGATAGCTGCTCAGCGGTATGTCATACTTCACCCCTATAGTATGAAAGAATATAAATATTGGGCTGCCGAAAAATGGGCCGCCCTGTCTGATATGATTTGTGAACAGACCAACTGTACTGCTTTGTTTACGAGAATTCCTGATCCCATGGGTGATGCCTATCTGGAACAGATCAGAAGTTTTTCTTCTAAAAGAGTTGAAGATATTGGGGGGGTCTGTTCTTTTAGTCAGCTGGCTGCAATCATTAGTGAGTCAGCCGCTTTTGTTGGGGTTGATACGGCTGTAACACATCTTGCTGCAGCTGTTGATGCTCCAACGGTTGCCATTTTGGGACCTTCGTTAACCAGATATTGGGCTCCATGGCCAAACGGCTGTTTGAATCAGTCTGTTTATGCTGAAGGTAACGGTATACAACGGCACGGGTATGTTGCTGTGGTTCAGAAAGACTGGAGTTGCGTGCCTTGTAATCAGGATAGCTGTCGTATCTCTGAACGGAGCGCCATCGAATGCCTAGAACAACTATCAGTACAGGACGTGCTGCAGGTATTAACGACATTGTTACAAGCGGATGATGTTGGTGTAGCCCCTCTTGTCCAAGAGGGCAGGGTGATATGA
- a CDS encoding glycosyltransferase family 2 protein gives MTFLCKNAEYSTTRRLLATEPFNRVPGDAAVKGGLRFLGFEKAGTAGKPLFSVIMAVFNSSAVLEHAIRSVIYQDYDNVELIIIDGGSTDGSVELIRKYDECIDYWVSEPDDGIYYALNKGIEAAKGDWLYFLGSDDVMLNCLHQLACRFVDPNGVYYGDVYYPARHKLFGGEFSAYRVMNCQIPHQATFYPKQLFLRYKFDTRYISASDYAFNIVCYNDKDFKYRYLPVLVAVYEDTSGFSTQDLDKRFHEEKNDLLRKYFSRSDYRTYAIRTFIKGFDRYFVRKIFNLFKKKAV, from the coding sequence ATGACTTTTCTCTGCAAAAATGCCGAATATTCTACAACACGCAGGCTCCTCGCTACAGAGCCGTTCAACCGAGTCCCCGGTGATGCTGCTGTAAAGGGAGGATTACGTTTTTTGGGGTTTGAGAAGGCCGGTACCGCTGGAAAGCCGCTGTTTAGCGTCATTATGGCGGTCTTTAACAGCTCTGCAGTGCTTGAACACGCCATACGAAGCGTCATCTATCAGGATTATGATAATGTCGAATTGATAATCATAGATGGCGGTTCCACCGATGGAAGTGTTGAGCTTATCAGGAAATATGACGAGTGTATTGATTATTGGGTAAGTGAACCGGATGATGGTATTTATTACGCACTGAATAAAGGTATTGAAGCGGCTAAAGGGGATTGGCTTTACTTTTTGGGGAGTGATGATGTAATGCTCAACTGTCTGCACCAGCTTGCATGCCGGTTTGTTGATCCGAATGGCGTGTATTATGGTGATGTTTATTATCCTGCTCGACATAAACTGTTCGGAGGGGAGTTTTCTGCCTACAGAGTGATGAACTGTCAAATTCCCCATCAAGCTACGTTTTATCCCAAGCAGCTGTTTTTGCGATATAAATTTGATACCAGATACATTTCAGCTTCCGATTATGCTTTTAATATAGTCTGCTACAATGATAAGGATTTCAAATACCGTTATCTGCCGGTTCTGGTTGCCGTGTACGAGGATACTTCTGGTTTTAGTACGCAGGACCTTGATAAGCGCTTCCACGAAGAGAAGAATGACCTATTGCGAAAGTACTTCTCGCGCTCTGACTACCGTACGTACGCTATCCGGACATTCATAAAGGGTTTTGATCGCTATTTTGTGAGAAAAATCTTTAACTTGTTTAAGAAAAAGGCAGTGTAA
- a CDS encoding glycosyltransferase family 9 protein, whose translation MVEAGDFMMPLGVYRDILWGEKKDFHLSKESYDLAYMIDENVYPEGNLRTPFTKAGFPFRHHKLSLTVMPEDKALATRIIADLPRPIIAVQSDMSRKWPAERCAALNQRLAALGSLVTLGPDERYPSCEKPLSFLQSAALAASADIFVGIDSGIAHAAALMGVQTVLIPPVFPESWISPTEYANPFIADEACRHISIRPHPEDFCGHYFCLRPTAQGGIQPPGGNSLLVKCRWKKRFGIFKGNSCFNKISVDALYDVVVAAMKKRRLI comes from the coding sequence ATGGTTGAAGCCGGTGACTTCATGATGCCTTTGGGGGTGTACCGGGATATACTTTGGGGAGAGAAAAAGGATTTCCATCTCTCCAAAGAGTCGTATGATCTTGCGTACATGATCGATGAAAATGTGTATCCTGAAGGAAATCTGAGAACTCCATTCACTAAAGCAGGTTTCCCGTTCCGGCATCACAAATTGTCGTTAACAGTGATGCCGGAGGACAAAGCTCTGGCAACCCGTATTATTGCAGACCTCCCCCGTCCCATCATCGCTGTCCAGTCGGATATGTCAAGGAAATGGCCTGCTGAGCGATGTGCTGCACTTAATCAGCGACTTGCAGCTCTTGGCAGTTTGGTAACTCTCGGTCCAGATGAACGATATCCATCCTGTGAAAAACCACTTTCGTTTCTGCAGTCGGCAGCCCTTGCCGCCTCAGCTGACATATTCGTTGGAATTGACTCGGGAATAGCCCACGCTGCGGCACTGATGGGGGTTCAAACGGTTTTGATTCCTCCCGTTTTTCCCGAATCCTGGATCTCGCCAACGGAATACGCCAATCCGTTTATTGCCGATGAAGCCTGCAGACATATTAGCATCCGTCCGCACCCTGAAGATTTTTGCGGGCATTATTTCTGCCTACGCCCAACGGCGCAAGGTGGTATCCAACCGCCGGGTGGTAACTCCTTATTGGTAAAATGTAGATGGAAAAAACGGTTCGGAATCTTCAAAGGGAACAGCTGTTTTAACAAAATCTCGGTGGACGCGTTATATGATGTGGTTGTCGCTGCCATGAAGAAACGCAGGCTGATCTGA
- a CDS encoding glycosyltransferase family protein, whose translation MSNVKIIVITLVKDEAWMLDRFLATCSVFADHIIVSDESTGLDSSLEIYKKYPKVTLHHNSGAPVRGDIRRKFVFDEARKISCDKRIIIAIDSDEILSANLLHSPEWQTVLAAEPGTLFHLQWVSLWKNCNYYRVEAKYQFGGYNRQIWIDDGVSEIPAIGYQEMHMAYNPLHARTHVYLNEIVCLHYQYCNWERMESKHRYYRAHEKADIGKLSDIAIYRIYGHAHSRKIEVKPSLSCWFDGWISRGIDMTSTARDELTHFDISVLRLFESHGAGFFLNQDLWKVDWEYLTNRAKELGLLSADFKYTRPPKTIRSRLFHAYMKTAFDVKILKSVEKRLFPKGRVY comes from the coding sequence ATGTCTAATGTGAAAATCATAGTTATCACGCTGGTAAAGGATGAGGCCTGGATGCTTGACAGGTTTCTTGCCACTTGCAGTGTGTTTGCCGACCACATTATCGTGTCGGACGAGAGTACGGGGCTCGACAGCAGTCTCGAAATTTATAAAAAATATCCGAAAGTGACGCTGCACCACAACTCAGGAGCGCCCGTACGGGGAGACATCCGAAGAAAATTCGTCTTCGACGAGGCCCGCAAGATCTCCTGCGACAAGCGGATCATTATCGCGATAGACTCGGACGAGATTCTTTCCGCCAATCTGCTGCACAGTCCGGAATGGCAGACTGTCCTTGCCGCGGAGCCGGGCACCCTCTTTCATCTGCAGTGGGTGAGTTTATGGAAGAATTGCAATTATTACCGGGTTGAAGCCAAGTATCAATTCGGCGGCTATAACCGGCAAATTTGGATAGACGACGGCGTTTCCGAAATCCCTGCCATCGGATATCAGGAAATGCATATGGCATACAATCCCCTCCATGCCAGAACGCACGTATACCTCAACGAGATTGTTTGTTTGCACTATCAGTATTGCAATTGGGAGCGAATGGAGTCAAAGCACCGCTACTATCGTGCCCATGAGAAGGCTGATATCGGGAAACTTTCAGACATAGCAATTTATCGGATATACGGCCATGCACATTCACGAAAGATTGAAGTCAAACCCTCGCTTTCTTGTTGGTTTGATGGTTGGATCTCCAGGGGGATTGACATGACAAGTACAGCGCGTGATGAGCTCACTCACTTTGATATAAGTGTGTTGAGACTATTTGAATCTCATGGGGCGGGCTTCTTTCTTAACCAGGATTTATGGAAGGTTGATTGGGAGTACCTTACAAATCGCGCCAAGGAGCTTGGATTGTTATCCGCTGATTTTAAGTATACACGGCCTCCAAAGACGATCCGAAGCAGATTGTTTCACGCGTACATGAAAACGGCTTTTGATGTTAAAATTTTGAAATCAGTTGAAAAAAGATTATTTCCAAAAGGTCGTGTATATTAA
- the rfbF gene encoding glucose-1-phosphate cytidylyltransferase, with protein sequence MKVVILAGGFGTRISEESHLKPKPMIEIGERPILWHIMKTYSHYGFNDFIICLGYKGYCIKEYFAHYFLHESDVTFDFTNENQRIIHNHSAEPWRVTLVNTGIETMTGGRVKRISRYIGDEPFMLTYGDGVADISIDNLVEYHKKHGKLATVSSIQPAGRFGALDLDADNLIHGFKEKPKGDGAWINGGFFVMQPEVFRYIDGDTTVLEREPLERLAHDGQLVAYKHTGFWQPMDSMRDKNQLEELWKTGSAPWKVW encoded by the coding sequence ATGAAAGTAGTCATTCTTGCCGGCGGTTTTGGCACACGTATTAGCGAAGAGTCCCATCTGAAACCAAAACCGATGATTGAAATCGGAGAACGGCCGATACTTTGGCATATCATGAAGACTTATTCCCACTATGGATTTAACGATTTTATCATATGCTTGGGCTACAAGGGGTACTGCATTAAGGAGTACTTTGCTCATTATTTCCTTCATGAGTCCGATGTCACCTTTGATTTTACCAATGAGAATCAAAGAATAATACACAACCATTCTGCAGAACCGTGGCGTGTCACTCTGGTGAATACTGGCATTGAAACCATGACCGGTGGTCGGGTTAAGAGAATCAGCAGATATATCGGCGATGAGCCGTTTATGCTCACCTATGGCGATGGTGTTGCAGATATAAGTATTGATAATTTGGTGGAATATCATAAAAAGCACGGTAAGCTTGCTACGGTTAGCTCTATTCAGCCAGCCGGACGTTTTGGAGCCCTCGATCTTGATGCGGATAACCTGATCCATGGATTCAAGGAAAAGCCCAAAGGTGATGGAGCCTGGATTAATGGTGGTTTTTTCGTGATGCAGCCGGAAGTGTTCAGGTATATCGACGGGGACACTACTGTTCTGGAGAGGGAACCGCTTGAGAGATTAGCACACGATGGACAGTTAGTGGCTTACAAGCATACTGGTTTCTGGCAACCGATGGATTCAATGCGGGATAAAAATCAGCTTGAAGAACTATGGAAAACCGGGTCTGCCCCCTGGAAGGTGTGGTAA
- the rfbG gene encoding CDP-glucose 4,6-dehydratase — MENRVCPLEGVVMGFWQNKKVFVTGHTGFKGSWLTLWLLKLGAEVHGYALEPPTEPSLFNLLGLNSPSPQLSSQIADIRDSSALATAIQQAQPEIVIHMAAQPLVRDSYLIPVDTYAINIMGTVNMLEAIRHCPSVRAVVNVTTDKCYENREWVWGYREDEPMGGFDPYSSSKGCSELVTAAYRQSYFNSRQPTQHGVALASARAGNVIGGGDWAADRLVPDIVRALLNKEPVSIRNPLAVRPWQHVLEPLSGYLCLARHLYEHGTAFAEGWNFGPADEDAKPVAWIVDHLCKLWGNSASYTIVSGDHPHEAQYLKLDCSKAKMRLGWKPRWNLETALEQVVTWTKAYSKKESIRTICLNQIASYEAQA; from the coding sequence ATGGAAAACCGGGTCTGCCCCCTGGAAGGTGTGGTAATGGGGTTCTGGCAAAACAAGAAAGTCTTTGTCACCGGTCATACCGGATTCAAAGGAAGTTGGCTGACTCTTTGGCTGCTCAAGCTTGGTGCCGAGGTGCATGGTTATGCTCTGGAACCGCCAACCGAGCCGAGTCTCTTCAACCTGTTGGGCCTCAACTCTCCCTCCCCACAACTTTCCAGTCAGATTGCCGATATCCGAGATAGCTCCGCTCTTGCAACTGCTATACAGCAAGCCCAGCCGGAAATTGTCATTCATATGGCAGCTCAACCGTTGGTACGAGATTCGTACCTTATTCCTGTAGACACTTATGCTATTAACATCATGGGCACAGTTAATATGCTTGAGGCGATTCGCCACTGTCCAAGCGTCAGGGCGGTGGTCAATGTTACTACTGACAAGTGTTACGAAAATAGGGAATGGGTCTGGGGATATCGCGAAGACGAGCCGATGGGGGGATTTGATCCCTACTCCAGCAGTAAAGGGTGTTCAGAGCTGGTCACTGCAGCATACCGGCAATCATATTTTAACTCCCGACAACCCACGCAGCATGGAGTAGCGTTGGCCTCCGCCAGAGCGGGTAATGTGATTGGGGGCGGTGATTGGGCAGCCGACCGACTGGTTCCTGATATTGTCCGGGCTTTGTTGAATAAGGAACCGGTTAGCATTCGCAATCCCCTTGCTGTTCGCCCCTGGCAACATGTTCTTGAACCACTTTCCGGCTATTTATGTCTGGCACGGCACCTATATGAGCATGGAACTGCCTTTGCTGAGGGCTGGAACTTCGGACCAGCGGATGAAGATGCCAAGCCGGTCGCCTGGATTGTCGATCATCTCTGCAAGCTTTGGGGCAATTCAGCCTCATATACAATCGTTAGTGGTGATCACCCCCATGAAGCTCAGTATCTGAAACTGGATTGCTCCAAAGCAAAGATGCGTCTGGGCTGGAAACCGCGATGGAATCTGGAAACTGCGCTGGAACAGGTTGTTACATGGACAAAGGCATATAGCAAAAAGGAGTCGATACGCACCATATGTCTGAACCAAATAGCGAGTTACGAGGCTCAAGCGTAA